From the genome of Rhizobium oryzihabitans:
GAATGCACGACAGACCAATATTCATCAGCCGCCGAAACCTTCTTGCCCTGGGAGCCGCAAGTCTTCTGGCAAGCTGCGCCACATCCGGCCAGCCGCCGATGACGGCAACGCCGGTAAAGAGCGACGAACCTTTGCCAGCCGTAACGCCAGTGACCCCGGCGATGTATGCGGCGATGCCGGACGAGGCCTTTCCGATCCCGGCGGTGAACATCAAGCAGGTGGACCCGAAATACTGGCGGCAGGTCGTCGATTATCCGACCGAAGAGAAGCCCGGCACGCTGATCGTCGATACGCCGAACAAATTTCTCTACCACGTGCTTCCCGACGGGAAGGCGAGGCGTTACGGGATCGGCGTCGGGCGTGACGGCTTTTCATGGTCCGGTCGAGCGACGGTCGCCTATAAGCGTGCATGGCCGAAATGGACGCCGCCGGACGAGATGGTGGCGCGGCAACCCGCACTCCAGCCCTATAGTATCGCGAATGGCGGCATGCCCCCGGTCTTAAAAACCCTCTGGGCGCGCGTGCGCTTTATATTCATCAGGGCGGCAGGGACACGCTTTATCGCCTGCATGGAACGCCGGAGGCCTTCTCCATCGGCAAGGCGGTATCCTCGGGCTGCATTCGTCTGCTGAATCAGGACGTCATCGATCTCTTCAACAATGTCAGGGATGGCAGTCCCATCGTGGTTATCCCCGATCCCTCGAAGCGCTCGCAACTCGGCGTCTGACTGCCGGCATATGAACGAGAGACCTATCACCATGAACGACATTCGAAACCGCGCGGATGAGGCAGGCTTTGCCGGGCTCAGACGCCGCGCCTTTCTCCTTGGCTCGCTTTCGGCAGTTTCCGCCGCCGCTTTTCCGGCCGGCGCATCCGCAAACAGTCTCAGGCTTGAGATGATCCTGCGCGATCCCGCGGCACCTGTTTCCGGCAACCCAGCCGGTAAACTCAACATGGTCACCTTCCTCGATTATAATTGCCCGTGGTGCAAGAAGACGGCCATTCCCATGCGCGATGCGGTCTTGAAGGACGGCGATGTCAGGGTGGTCTACAAGGACTGGCCGATCATTACGAAAGATTCCGTCGAAGGCGCCCGTCTGGCGCTAGCGGCGAACTACCAGGGCGGTTACGAGATCGTGCATCATGCGCTGATGGCGATCAAAGCCCGCAGGGCGGAAGCGGACGAGATGCGCGCTGCCGTGCGCGCGACAGCCATTGATTTCGCGCGCCTTGAGAGTGATCTCAAATTAAGGGCGGCGGAGATCAATGCGCTGATTGAGCGCAATCACGAACAGGCAATGTCGCTGCAGCTGACCGGAACACCGGCCTTCATCATCGGCAAGTTTCTCGTTCCCGGTGCTATTCGGAGCGCGGAGGAATTCACCAGCCTTTTCGAAAAGGCACGCGAGCAGGTTTAGTTTTGCCGAATAATGGTGGTTTCAGGTCCGGTCGGACAGGAAGCCACCATTCTGTCTATTTAAGAGCGATGGTGAGCAATGCACCTGCGTTTCTCGCTAGCCTCGCGCTTTTGCGATTGCGTCCTTCAGACCCTTGCGGTCGAGGACGCCGGCAAAGCTTGTCGACCCGACGACAAATGAGGGTGTGCCGATAAATTTGAAGGCGGCGGCCTGCACCCAGTTCCGGTCCAGCAGGCCGGAAATCCACGCCTGATGCTGAACAACGGCCTTGCCCACGCCTTCGAAGGTGAGGCCGGCTTTCGCAAGGGCTTTTTCGACATCATCCTGTTGCAACTTGTTCGGCGTATGAAACATCGCATCGAGCGTCTTGTCGTATTTGCCGAGCTTGGCGCTTGCAAGCACCGCCTGCGCCGCCATGACCGACGCACCGCCGAAGACCGGCCAGTCCTTCAGCACAAGCCTGACCTTGCCGTCCTGCTCTACTACCTCGCGGACCATCTCGTAGGACGTCTTGCAGTAGGGGCACTGGTAATCGAAATATTCCACGACCGTCACATCGCCTTTCGGATTGCCGAGGACCGGTGCGTCCGGGTCGTTCAGCACCATCTCCCGGCTGGTCGGGTCGCTTTTGGCGGCAGCAAATGACGGCGCGATGGCCGCAAGGCCGGCCATTGCGACGAGGTTTCGGCGAGTGAGGATCATTGAAGGGTTCCTGAGGTGTTTGTGATTGCAGGTTTCATGAGGGCTTGCTGTGTCTGCGTCACCGCGTCGATGACGGACCGCACCGAAATCTCGCCCACCATGCGGGCGGAGGAGAGTTCGGCACCGCTTCTGTCGAAGAACAGCATGGTCGGTGGGCCGACGACGTTTTTGTCCTTCATCAGTTGTTGTTTCGCAGGCGTGAGGTCTGAAAGATCGACGGAGACGAGATTAGTATTCGCAAGGCTTTGAGCAACCTGCGGATCGGCGAGGACCGAGCGCTCTATGACGCGGCAGGAAACGCACCAGTCCGCGGTGAAATAGACGAGGCTCGGCTTTTTCGCACCGCTTACCGCTTCTCTCAGTTCATCGCCGGATGCGACTGTGGTGAAACTCGCCTTTGTCAGGCCGGGCAAGGAGGATGCAACGACGGAACTGCCGGAACCCTGAAGCGGCTGGAGCATGCTCGTGCTGCCGCTTGCCGCACCGAAGGCGAGAAACGCGCCGTAGAGAACGGAAAGAAGGCTAGCGGATTTCATGAGCCGGCGACCGACACCCGCCTGTGGTGACAGCGTATCGAAGGCACCGAAGAAGACACCAAGGGTCACGAGCAATGCTGCGGAAAGCGCGAGTGTTGCGGGTGCGGGAATGAGCCGGTCCAGATACCAGATGGCGGTGCCGAGGAAGATGAAGCCGAACAGCCAGCGGACCTGCGCCATCCAGGCGCCCGCGCGCGGCAGGAGCGTTGCCCCGGAGGTGCCGATGAGGATGAGCGGAATGCCTTTGCCGATACCCAGTGCAAAGAGCGCGGCAGCGCCGAGAAGCACGTCTCCGGATTTGGCGATGTAGAGTAGCGCGCCTGCGAGCGGCGCGGTCACGCAGGGGCCGATCAGCAGTGCCGAACTGAAACCGAGGATGGCGGTTGAGCCGAAGGATCCGCCGAGTGAGCGTTGCGACCGCGCCAGCCGATCCCGTAGCCCCGATGGAAGCTGCACCTCGACCACGCCAAAGCTGGCGATGGCGAGGAGGATGAAGACAGCGGCGGTGATGAGGATAGCCACCGGCGATTGAAGGGCAATCTGGAAGCTCTGGCCGAACCATGCGGCAAGTATGCCGAACAGGCTGAAAGCGGCGGCAAGGGCGACGACATAGGTGGAGGAGAGGAGGAAGCTGCGCCCCGGCGACAGGGAGGCTCCCTGACGACCGAGTGTGGCCGCAAGGATCGGGTACATGGGAAAGACGCAGGGCGTGAATGCGAGCAGCACGCCGAGGCCCATGAAGGAGGCGAGCAGAAGCGCGATGCCGCCCTGATCGAGCATTCCCTCCACCATTCCCGGTTCGGCGGCGGGCGCAGGCCGATCTATTTTTTCCGACTGTGCGGCCGGGGACATCGGGATGAAGGACTGGAATGCCGGCGGCGGTGACGGGCTCATTGCGAACGGCGCATCCACCTCGATCCGCGAACCAGTGATGGTGACCGTTCGCACCGGATAGCAGATGCCGCCATCCTGACATCCCTGAAACGTCACTTTCATCGTTTGGGGCGCATTGGCGAGCGTGGCGGTCGTTTGCCCGAAATAAACCTCCGTATTGCCGAAGCCGGGATCGTCCTTCATCTCGCCGGGCGATGTCTGAAGATCGAGTTGTTTTCCGTCGTTGTCCGTGGCGTTGAGGGCGTCTCGATAGAGATAATATCCCTCTGCTATTTGCCAGCGGAAGGTGGCGGCTGTTCCCGTGCGGTCGATCGAGAACTTGAACGCATCTGCCATGTCCATCGGGGGATTGAGCGCGAAGGCGGGTCCGCAGACGGTGAAGATGACGAGGAGCACGAACGAAAAATTGAGACGCATTCTTTTTCCTTATGGGATAGGCCTTTTAGGAGAGGCCTATGGGATAGTCCATGAGTGGCGCAGGCTTCCGGTGGCAAGCTTAAGCCAGCCTTAAGGTTCGTTTTTCAGGTTCCCGCACGTCAAAACATCCGTGCACCGGAATGATGGAGTAGTTTATGCGTCTGTTAGTGGTCGAGGACGATGATGTCCTGCTGGATGGTCTTCGTGTCGGGCTGCAGCTTGCCGGCTTCACCGTCGATGCCGTCACGACCCTTGAAGATGCGAAAACGGCTATCGACAGCTGCCGTTTCGACGCCGTCGTTCTCGACCTGATGCTGCCAGACGGTTCCGGCCTCGATCTTCTGCGTCACACCCGCAATGAGCGGAACCGGGTGCCGATCCTGCTGCTGACGGCGAAGGACGCGACCACGGACAAGATTTCCGGCCTCGATGCCGGTGCCGACGATTATCTGGGCAAGCCGTTCGATCTGGACGAAGTCGCCGCCCGCCTGCGGGCCATCATCCGCCGGGGCGAAGGCCGTTCGGAGGGGACGCTGTCCGCATTGGGCGTGACGCTCGATCCGGCGAAGATGGTGGCGAAGAGGGCCGACAGCATCATTCCCCTGTCGCGCCGTGAATTCGCGATTATCCATGCGCTCATGCAAAACCCCGGCATGATCTTTTCCAAACCGGTTCTGGAGGAAAAGCTCTATGGCTGGCAGGAGGATGTGGAAAGCAACACCATTGAGGTTCACATCCACAAGCTTCGCTCGAAGCTGGGTGCCGGCTTCATCGAAACGGTGCGGGGCGTGGGCTACCGCGTTGGGAGGGCTGCGTAATGTCAATCCGGGCAAGATTGTTCACCGTGCTGTTGTTGATGACGGGCGTCGTTTGGCTGTCCGGCTGCGTGTGGATCTATACCAGCACCAAGGCGCGGCTGGAGCATGTTCTGGATGCGCGTCTGATGGAATCGGCAAGCATGGTCGCTTCCCTTGTCGGCGACCGTCCGGCCGATATTGGCGTTGTCGGCCACATGCCCGCAGCGGGTGGTCACGCAGAAGATGATGCGGCCGCGTCGATACCTTCCTATGAACGCCAGCTTGCCTGCCAGATCTGGTCCGTCAGCGGTCGTCTCCTGAGTAAATCGGACAGTGCGCCCACCGCTTCCCTGTCTGAACATGCCTCGGGTTATCAAAACACGGTCATCAATGGTGTCGAATGGCGGGTTTATGCCGTGGTCAAGCCCGATCTCGGCGTCAGGGTTCTGGTGGGAGACAGCATTCAGGTCCGCGACCGTCTTGTCGATGACGTGATCAAGGGACTTCTCTATCCGGCGCTTTTCATCATGCCGTTGATGGCCGGTCTCATCTGGTTCTGTGTCTCCCGCGGGCTTGCTCCTCTTCAGAAGCTTGCAAATGGCCTGAAAGCACGCGATGCGACCGAGTTGCATGCCTTTGCCGACAGGGGAACGCCATCGGAGCTTCGGCCGATGATCCAGGCGTTGAACAGTCTTCTGGCGCGTGTTCAGGCGACGCGGGAAAGGGAGCGTGAATTCACGACCTATGCCGCCCATGAGTTGAAGACACCGCTTGCCGGCCTGAAGACGCAGGCGCAGGTGGCGATGCGCTCGACCGATCCGGAGGTTCAGCAACAGGCGCTCAGGCGCATCGAGCAGAGCGTCGACCGGACAAGCCGGATGGCGAAGCAGCTTATCGATCTGGCCGCCGTCGACGCCACCGAAACGCGGACGGCGAAAACCGGCGTGGATGTTCCCCGGCTCATTCTGGATGTCATTCAGGAACTTGAGCCGCTCAGACGATTACGGGAGGTGGATATTGCCTGCCAGCTCCCGGAAGAGGCGGATACGATCCTCGTCGAGGCGGACCGCTCGCTCCTTCGGCTTGCCATCAGGAATGTCATGGAGAATGCCGTGCAGCACTCGCCGAAGGGCTCGACAGTCGAATGCCGCGCCGAACTGATCGGCGGCAAGGTGAACGTCGTTGTCATCGATGAAGGGGCGGGGATCGCCGTGGAGGAGCAGGAGCGTGTGCTGCAGCGTTTCTACCGTTCGCCGCGATCGGAACCGGGCGGAAGCGGCCTCGGGCTTGCGATCGTCAAGATGGCCGTCGACCGTCTGGGAGGGCGATTGCAGTTCTTGAGATTCGATCAACGGTTTGCGGTGTCTCTGGAGGTTTGAAACGAGGGCCGCAATGCTGCGGCTCCCGTTTGTCTCAAAGGTCCTTTGCGAGACGCAACGCATCGTAGATCGCCGCATGGGTGTTGCGTGCCGCAACCGCATCGCCGATGCGGAACAACCGATAGGTTCCGGCAGGATTGCGCTCGACGGTCTGGGCAGTGCCCGCAAGCAGGGCGTCATAGGATATTTCGCCGAGGTTCTTCGAGCCCGGCTTGAGTTCGAAATAGAGATCATCCAGCGGGATCGTGCCGTGATTGACGACGATCTGGTCCACGGTTCTCGATTTCGTCACGCCGCCATAATCGCTGCCGATGTGGGCAATGAGCTGGTTACCGCTTCTTTCCGCGGCCTCCAGACGGTAGGTGACGGTGAAGGTGACGTCGCGTTTTTGCAGCGAGCGCATGTAGGGAACGAGGTTCATCGCCATGACCTCAGGGGCAAAGGCGCGGTCCGGCGTCATGATCTCGACTTTCGCCCCCGCCTTCGCGAGACATTCGGCGGCCTGCAGGCCCGCATGGTCGCCGGCATCGTCGAAAACCAGCACATTGGTGCCCGGTTTGACGTCGCCGGAAATGATATCCCATGCCGAGACGATGAGATCGTTTCCCTTTGACAGCACGTCTGTATGCGGCAGTCCGCCGGTGGCGATGATCACCACGTCGGGATTTTCCGAAAGAACCGTGTCCGCTTCCGCCCATGTGTTGAAATGGAAGGTGACGCCGAGCCTTTCGCACTGGCTCATGCGCCAGTCGATGATGCCAATCATTTCGCGGCGGCGTTCGCTTTGCGCGGTAAGGCGGATCTGGCCACCGGGATTGTTTGCGGCCTCGAAGACGATGACCTCATGGCCGCGTTCTGCACAGACACGTGCGGCCTCAAGACCTGCCGGACCGGCGCCGACGATGACCACCTTCCGGCTTTCCGCGGCTCTGGCGATTTCGTGCGGCATGGTTTCCTCGCGGCCGGTGGCCGCATTGTGAATGCAGAAGGCAAGGCCGCCTTGGTAGATGCGGTCGAGACAGTAATTGGCGCCCACGCAGGGGCGAATGTCGTCCTCCCGCTTTTCCATGATCTTTCGCACGATATGCGGGTCGGTCATGTGGGCGCGCGTCATGCCCACCATATCGACCTTGCCGGAGGCGATCGCATATCGGGCGGTGGCGACATCCTGGATCTTGGCGGCGTGAAAGGTCGGGAAGCTGGTCGCGGCGCGGATTTCACCGGCAAAGTCCAGATGCGGGGCATTGGCCATGCCCTGAATGGGAATGACGTCGGTCAGACCGGGATCGGTGTCGATATGGCCGCGAATGACGTTCAGATAGTCGATCAGGCCGCTCTCCTTCAGCCGTCTTGAGATTTCTAGGCCCTCTGCCTTTCCGGTGCCGCCCTCGAGACATTCATCGGCTGTATAGCGCACGCCGAGGATGAAATCGTCGCCGACGCGTTCGCGCATCGCATTGAACACGTCGAGACAGAAGCGCATGCGGTTTTCCAGCGAGCCGCCATAGGGACCGTCCAGCTCGTTTGTCAGTGGTGAGACGAACTGGTCGATGAGATGGCCATAGGCCTCCAGCTCGATGCCGTCCATGCCGCCTGCTTTCATGCGTTCTGCGGCATCGGCAAAATCCTTGATGATGCGCTCGATATCCCAGTCCTCGATCTTTTTTGGAAAAGCGCGGTGGGCAGCTTCGCGGTGATGGGAGGGCGCGAGGATAGGCAGCCAGTCACCCTTGTCCCAGCGGGTGCGGCGGCCAAGGTGGGTCAGCTGGATCATGATTGCCGCGCCTTCTTCATGCACGGCGTCGGTCATTTCCCTGATCCACGGAACGATTTCATCCTTATAGGCCAGCAGGTTGTTGAAAACGGGCGGGCTGTCCTTCGAGACGGCGGCGGAACCGGCCGTCATCGTCATCGCCACCCCGCCTTTCGCCCGCTCGACCGTATAGGCGCGGTAACGCTCCTTCGGCATGCCGTCTTCCGGATAGGCGGGTTCATGTGAGGTGACGATGATGCGGTTGCGCAGGGTGAGATGCTTGAGCCGGTAGGGCTGAAGAAGGGGATCATTCGACATTGCCGTTCTCCGGATGGTGCTGATGGGAGAAGGCTAGGTGGAAATGTACATATGTGTCAATTAATAAAACACGTGTGTTTATACTTTCGACAGGGGTGGACATTCGGCTTGTCGCAACCAGGCGGATTTGATAGAAATCACCATGGAAGCGACATTGAACGAGACCGGTTGGCGCGGATCGCAGGAGGGGTGGCTGGAGGCTGCCTATCAGGCTCTGCTCGAGTCCGGTGTGGACTCCGTCAAAATCCTGCCATTGGCAAAAAAGCTCAATCTGTCACGCACGAGTTTCTACTGGTTCTTCAAGGACCGGGAGGAATTGCTGGCAGCACTTGTCTCCCGCTGGCGCGAGAAGAATACCGGAAGCATCGTCAGGCAGTCGGAGGCCTATGCGGAAACATTGGCGGAAGCGATGCTGAATGTTTTCGATTGCTGGCTGGATCCCGGCCTTTTCGACAGCAAGTTCGAATTCGCGGTTCGCAGCTGGGCGCTTCAGTCGGATGATATTCTTGCCGAGGTGCGCAAAGCCGATCAGACGAGGATGGATGCGCTTTCGCGCATGTTCATGCGTTTTGGCCATTCCGAAACCATGGCGGATGTGCGCGCCCGGACCACCTATCTTGTCCAGATAGGCTATATCTCCATGCAATCGCAGGAGGATGCGTCCGTGCGGATGACAAGGATCCCGGACTACATTGCGATCTATACCGGCGAGGTGCCGCAACAGCGTGAACTTGACCGATTTTATGCAAGGCATGGATACAGGCCCGGACCAAATACCTAACGCATATTCCGGCTGGCTGTGAAAGTCGCGCGATGCCGGTCGGTTTGTCTCTTGCAAACTGCTAAAGAAGACGAGTCCGGCTCCTCGCCTGCAATGTAACTGCAATATTCACCGACCAGTGGTGGGCTGCCAGAATTCACCTTTGAGGAAAAGTCGTTGCGAATCCTGCTTCTTGAGGATGAACCCGAAATGGCGCGAGCGCTGCTCGAGGCCTTGCGACGGCGCGACGTGCTCGCGGATCACGTCAGCACCATCAGCGATGCCGATGCTCTTGCCCGCGACGGGGCCTATGATGTGCTCGTTCTGGATCGCCGCCTTCCTGATGGTGAGGGGCTGAACCTCGTGTCGTCGCTTCGTCGACGCAAACATTCCGTGCCGATCCTTGTGCTGACGGCGCTTGGAAGTGTCGATCACCGCGTTGACGGGCTCGATGCCGGGGCGGATGATTATCTCGCCAAGCCCTTCGCGATCGAGGAGTTGCTGGCTCGCCTTCGCGCACTGCACAGGCGCGGCCCTTCGCTTTCCGACAAATATGTGAGTTTTGGAAATCTGAGCATCGATCCGAAAAGCAACGAAATCAGTATTGCCGGTTCCATAATCGAGTTTCGGCGCCGGGAGTATCTGGTGCTTGAAGCCTTGATGCGCCGGCCGAACCGCATCGTCACACGAT
Proteins encoded in this window:
- a CDS encoding DsbA family protein, producing MNDIRNRADEAGFAGLRRRAFLLGSLSAVSAAAFPAGASANSLRLEMILRDPAAPVSGNPAGKLNMVTFLDYNCPWCKKTAIPMRDAVLKDGDVRVVYKDWPIITKDSVEGARLALAANYQGGYEIVHHALMAIKARRAEADEMRAAVRATAIDFARLESDLKLRAAEINALIERNHEQAMSLQLTGTPAFIIGKFLVPGAIRSAEEFTSLFEKAREQV
- a CDS encoding DsbA family protein; protein product: MILTRRNLVAMAGLAAIAPSFAAAKSDPTSREMVLNDPDAPVLGNPKGDVTVVEYFDYQCPYCKTSYEMVREVVEQDGKVRLVLKDWPVFGGASVMAAQAVLASAKLGKYDKTLDAMFHTPNKLQQDDVEKALAKAGLTFEGVGKAVVQHQAWISGLLDRNWVQAAAFKFIGTPSFVVGSTSFAGVLDRKGLKDAIAKARG
- the dsbD gene encoding protein-disulfide reductase DsbD, producing MRLNFSFVLLVIFTVCGPAFALNPPMDMADAFKFSIDRTGTAATFRWQIAEGYYLYRDALNATDNDGKQLDLQTSPGEMKDDPGFGNTEVYFGQTTATLANAPQTMKVTFQGCQDGGICYPVRTVTITGSRIEVDAPFAMSPSPPPAFQSFIPMSPAAQSEKIDRPAPAAEPGMVEGMLDQGGIALLLASFMGLGVLLAFTPCVFPMYPILAATLGRQGASLSPGRSFLLSSTYVVALAAAFSLFGILAAWFGQSFQIALQSPVAILITAAVFILLAIASFGVVEVQLPSGLRDRLARSQRSLGGSFGSTAILGFSSALLIGPCVTAPLAGALLYIAKSGDVLLGAAALFALGIGKGIPLILIGTSGATLLPRAGAWMAQVRWLFGFIFLGTAIWYLDRLIPAPATLALSAALLVTLGVFFGAFDTLSPQAGVGRRLMKSASLLSVLYGAFLAFGAASGSTSMLQPLQGSGSSVVASSLPGLTKASFTTVASGDELREAVSGAKKPSLVYFTADWCVSCRVIERSVLADPQVAQSLANTNLVSVDLSDLTPAKQQLMKDKNVVGPPTMLFFDRSGAELSSARMVGEISVRSVIDAVTQTQQALMKPAITNTSGTLQ
- a CDS encoding response regulator transcription factor; its protein translation is MRLLVVEDDDVLLDGLRVGLQLAGFTVDAVTTLEDAKTAIDSCRFDAVVLDLMLPDGSGLDLLRHTRNERNRVPILLLTAKDATTDKISGLDAGADDYLGKPFDLDEVAARLRAIIRRGEGRSEGTLSALGVTLDPAKMVAKRADSIIPLSRREFAIIHALMQNPGMIFSKPVLEEKLYGWQEDVESNTIEVHIHKLRSKLGAGFIETVRGVGYRVGRAA
- a CDS encoding ATP-binding protein; its protein translation is MSIRARLFTVLLLMTGVVWLSGCVWIYTSTKARLEHVLDARLMESASMVASLVGDRPADIGVVGHMPAAGGHAEDDAAASIPSYERQLACQIWSVSGRLLSKSDSAPTASLSEHASGYQNTVINGVEWRVYAVVKPDLGVRVLVGDSIQVRDRLVDDVIKGLLYPALFIMPLMAGLIWFCVSRGLAPLQKLANGLKARDATELHAFADRGTPSELRPMIQALNSLLARVQATREREREFTTYAAHELKTPLAGLKTQAQVAMRSTDPEVQQQALRRIEQSVDRTSRMAKQLIDLAAVDATETRTAKTGVDVPRLILDVIQELEPLRRLREVDIACQLPEEADTILVEADRSLLRLAIRNVMENAVQHSPKGSTVECRAELIGGKVNVVVIDEGAGIAVEEQERVLQRFYRSPRSEPGGSGLGLAIVKMAVDRLGGRLQFLRFDQRFAVSLEV
- a CDS encoding NADH:flavin oxidoreductase, giving the protein MSNDPLLQPYRLKHLTLRNRIIVTSHEPAYPEDGMPKERYRAYTVERAKGGVAMTMTAGSAAVSKDSPPVFNNLLAYKDEIVPWIREMTDAVHEEGAAIMIQLTHLGRRTRWDKGDWLPILAPSHHREAAHRAFPKKIEDWDIERIIKDFADAAERMKAGGMDGIELEAYGHLIDQFVSPLTNELDGPYGGSLENRMRFCLDVFNAMRERVGDDFILGVRYTADECLEGGTGKAEGLEISRRLKESGLIDYLNVIRGHIDTDPGLTDVIPIQGMANAPHLDFAGEIRAATSFPTFHAAKIQDVATARYAIASGKVDMVGMTRAHMTDPHIVRKIMEKREDDIRPCVGANYCLDRIYQGGLAFCIHNAATGREETMPHEIARAAESRKVVIVGAGPAGLEAARVCAERGHEVIVFEAANNPGGQIRLTAQSERRREMIGIIDWRMSQCERLGVTFHFNTWAEADTVLSENPDVVIIATGGLPHTDVLSKGNDLIVSAWDIISGDVKPGTNVLVFDDAGDHAGLQAAECLAKAGAKVEIMTPDRAFAPEVMAMNLVPYMRSLQKRDVTFTVTYRLEAAERSGNQLIAHIGSDYGGVTKSRTVDQIVVNHGTIPLDDLYFELKPGSKNLGEISYDALLAGTAQTVERNPAGTYRLFRIGDAVAARNTHAAIYDALRLAKDL
- a CDS encoding TetR/AcrR family transcriptional regulator, with protein sequence MEATLNETGWRGSQEGWLEAAYQALLESGVDSVKILPLAKKLNLSRTSFYWFFKDREELLAALVSRWREKNTGSIVRQSEAYAETLAEAMLNVFDCWLDPGLFDSKFEFAVRSWALQSDDILAEVRKADQTRMDALSRMFMRFGHSETMADVRARTTYLVQIGYISMQSQEDASVRMTRIPDYIAIYTGEVPQQRELDRFYARHGYRPGPNT
- a CDS encoding response regulator transcription factor, with the translated sequence MRILLLEDEPEMARALLEALRRRDVLADHVSTISDADALARDGAYDVLVLDRRLPDGEGLNLVSSLRRRKHSVPILVLTALGSVDHRVDGLDAGADDYLAKPFAIEELLARLRALHRRGPSLSDKYVSFGNLSIDPKSNEISIAGSIIEFRRREYLVLEALMRRPNRIVTRSNLIEAVYTLDDEIESNALDAHISRIRKKLAQAEATVEIRAVRNIGYLIRLNT